A genomic region of Notamacropus eugenii isolate mMacEug1 chromosome 3, mMacEug1.pri_v2, whole genome shotgun sequence contains the following coding sequences:
- the LOC140534131 gene encoding uncharacterized protein isoform X1 — MNQEVQIFEVLRDLKDAEFQIFKKVVSQQYPEASAWSLPTASREDIAYHLMCSYSTRALSVVAHALDCVPARHLLEKLGQKGLEGDARGQETSVGPHLRREPLIRSAKTYEGETSKMTNCTLPCLAEPVVTQRTLMKLAQHVGHEWRELGIMCLGLQLHQLDRLEEDHFTTNMRVFHMFQLWRNQEKEKATATRLHQLLSQGSMSISPEALAVLLEGT; from the exons ATGAACCAGGAAGTACAAATTTTTGAGGTGCTCCGGGATCTGAAAGATGCAGAGTTCCAGATCTTCAAGAAAGTTGTGTCTCAGCAGTATCCAGAAGCATCAGCCTGGTCACTTCCAACCGCCTCCCGGGAAGATATTGCCTATCATCTGATGTGTTCTTATAGCACCAGAGCCCTGAGTGTGGTGGCCCATGCTCTGGACTGTGTCCCTGCTCGGCACCTCCTGGAAAAACTTGGACAGAAGGGACTTGAAGGTGATGCTCGGGGACAGGAGACCAGCGTGGGCCCCCATCTTAGAAGAGAGCCACTCATACGATCAG CAAAGACTTACGAAGGGGAGACATCAAAGATGACCAACTGTACCTTGCCTTGTCTAGCTGAGCCAGTGGTGACCCAAAGAACGCTGATGAAGCTAGCTCAGCATGTGGGGCATGAATGGCGGGAGCTGGGCATAATGTGCCTGGGCCTTCAACTGCACCAGCTGGATAGACTGGAGGAAGACCACTTTACAACCAACATGCGAGTCTTCCACATGTTTCAACTCTGGAGgaaccaagaaaaggaaaaagccacAGCCACCAGGCTTCACCAACTCTTGTCCCAAGGGAGCATGTCTATCAGTCCTGAGGCCCTGGCTGTACTTCTGGAGGGAACTTAA
- the LOC140534131 gene encoding uncharacterized protein isoform X2, translated as MNQEVQIFEVLRDLKDAEFQIFKKVVSQQYPEASAWSLPTASREDIAYHLMCSYSTRALSVVAHALDCVPARHLLEKLGQKGLEGDARGQETSVGPHLRREPLIRSAEPVVTQRTLMKLAQHVGHEWRELGIMCLGLQLHQLDRLEEDHFTTNMRVFHMFQLWRNQEKEKATATRLHQLLSQGSMSISPEALAVLLEGT; from the exons ATGAACCAGGAAGTACAAATTTTTGAGGTGCTCCGGGATCTGAAAGATGCAGAGTTCCAGATCTTCAAGAAAGTTGTGTCTCAGCAGTATCCAGAAGCATCAGCCTGGTCACTTCCAACCGCCTCCCGGGAAGATATTGCCTATCATCTGATGTGTTCTTATAGCACCAGAGCCCTGAGTGTGGTGGCCCATGCTCTGGACTGTGTCCCTGCTCGGCACCTCCTGGAAAAACTTGGACAGAAGGGACTTGAAGGTGATGCTCGGGGACAGGAGACCAGCGTGGGCCCCCATCTTAGAAGAGAGCCACTCATACGATCAG CTGAGCCAGTGGTGACCCAAAGAACGCTGATGAAGCTAGCTCAGCATGTGGGGCATGAATGGCGGGAGCTGGGCATAATGTGCCTGGGCCTTCAACTGCACCAGCTGGATAGACTGGAGGAAGACCACTTTACAACCAACATGCGAGTCTTCCACATGTTTCAACTCTGGAGgaaccaagaaaaggaaaaagccacAGCCACCAGGCTTCACCAACTCTTGTCCCAAGGGAGCATGTCTATCAGTCCTGAGGCCCTGGCTGTACTTCTGGAGGGAACTTAA